The sequence TCAGTCGACACTCGACAGccgaaaaataagaaaaatcttCAGAAGCTCCGAGCATTCAGTCTTAACCGAGGATCTAggcatttcaattttttccttcGATATATCCAAACCTGTTTCCACATGGAACGGACCCGATCCGATAGCACGGTTATCGGCCGACAGTGGAGCAGCGAGTCCGGCGCCACCGGCACGTCGTCTCCGGCAATGTCGCCGTCGCTTTACCACCACTCGCGGTCTGCGTCCGCCACGGGAATCTCCAACATCAAGCGGACTCAGAACTTCGCCGCCAAAGCCGCAGCTCAGCGGCTCGCGCAGGTCATGGCGTCTCAGACGGCTGATGACGATGAGGACGATGAGGATGATGATCTAGGGTTCAGGTACAGTACTCCGCTGCCTCCGGCATTTTCCAGGACTGTCAACAGTGGGAAACCTGCTGTGCCGGCGAGTAGAGTCACTAGATCTCCTTCTCCTGGGGTAAGTTGTGAGTAATCTGGTGGTTCATATTGTGATTAAGTTCGAATTTAGTGAATGAGGCTGGTAATTTTGCTTGCAATGCGGATTCTAGTTTTGGCGGCACATTGTGTTTTGGATCTGCTTTTGAgtgattattttttgttttttggaaaataagCAATGGGCGAAGATTTCGAAAGAGAAAATGCTGAAGAAAGGAAGTCATTTCTAAAGCAATTTtaaacatttgattttattttctctcattattcttaagaatttgattctttttctttcatttcattgaTAATTCtctgttgtttttattttttgagcaAAAGTTGAAATCAGTTTCGGTGGTCCACAGGATTGAAGTATGGTGAGTAATGATTATAATTCAGGACCTGTGTAAAAGGTCGTAGTTCGGATTCAAGAATCTCTATAAGTGAAACTCGTAATTGTAAACATTTATCTGTTTCAAGTTCCTGAATGATATTTGTCTTTAGTAATATTCTAATATTGGGCAACTTTACATATTAGAGTGATTCTGCAGAAAAGCAGGTACTGCTTGGTTCTCCCATGAAGTTGGATGTCTACCATTTTGGTTTCTGACGTTCataattatattgaattttgaacataaaTTGGGTCCCTCAAAAATAACACCTGAAATGGCTGATGCACATGAATTTAATAACCATTAGAATCCCTTCCTCTATGTACAAACAGATAATAGGAAAATTTGTTGCATGGATTATTAAGCGTTATTCCTGTGATTACAGTAACAATGCATGACGTTTGAACTGAGCATTTTATTGTAGAAATGCACACATATTTATTGGGGGCTGGGGGCTTTAAAAATAGGACTAATtggattttttcatattttaattagttAGGTCGGAACTTTGTAGAGGAAACTCCATCAGTGCGCTCAACATCTGCTGGAAGGCCTTCAATGTCTCTTAATGCAATTCCATTGGTTTCACCTAGTAGGGCACCATTGAGGACCCCAGTTCCTATACCCCCAATAGAACCTCCTAATAGGCAAAAAGAGAAAAGGTAAACAATTCTCTCCtcttaaatttaaaagtgaaaaacatGAATGTCTCTCCTCTGTTATCTAGTTAAGATCACACCATCCAATCTTATCTATCtttcaaagtaaaaaagaaaatgaatgacgGCAAGTGGTTGGATTAAAGCgttcttgatttgatttgatcaGTTGCACATACTTGCTTCTAGATATTTTTAAgctattaataatttttcctaTATAGATGAGTTTGGATTTCCAATATGCAATGGCACCCACCCAAATGATGTCCATCCTTACGGAATAGAATTGGTTAATCGATTTTGGATTATTCAATTTTGTTCTGTTCACAACCAGAGTCTGGTCTGGATGTTGTCAACTACACTTTATGAATGGAGTGGATTCAATACCTTATTTACTGTGGTACTACTACACTTTCCAGTGTGCATATGTGCTTGATTTCCTactcaacataaaaaaaataatcatgttTATCTCTatctttcaatttgtttttttatcctCACTTTTTAATGTGCACAAATCTGAAACATAGTCTATTAAATACGTTTAGAACTTTTGAGAACTAAAATCTATAattgttttcagaaaaaaacatgatatttgaaattaaagaattttgtttggaattttttcAACTAAACTTTTGAAGTGTGATGCAttcatgtatgtatgtatgtatgcatgcatgtatGTATGAACTGAACACAAATTGTGTCTACTCACCAAAgttttgttttatcattttttggaacCATTGGAAAGGGGTAAAGTGTATGATCAAATGAGTTCAAACTGGTTGAACTTTAACAAATGTCAAATCTTGATTGGCTCAAAATAGAAAGTctaaggagagagaaaaaaattatttttgccaTTTGGTTATAAACCTGTCAACTGTTGGCATGTTCTCATACTCATAAGCTTAATCTTGTTTAGTTTGTTGCTCCTATTCCAGAAGTCTATCACCATAAAATTTGCCTTGGACAATTTACATAAATTGCAATGTGAAAAATCATTTGATTGagtttatttcttttacattgGATATTTAACTGTCGAGAAGTTGTTGTTATTGACTTATGTGCTAACTTGAGAGTTAATTAACATGACTGACAGATTCTCATCAAATGTTGGACATTTCAACCCAAAAGATACTGGAGATCAGCGGGAGGCTTCTGCCCTTCGTGATGAAGTTTGTGAATTACATTCCTTAAATTTCATGTAAGCAAATGTGGGTTACATTGGCTGTCAAACTGATGTCTGTTAACTCTGCAGGTTGATATGCTACAAGAAGAGAATGAGAACATTCTTGACAAGGTCTATTGCCTTCCCCACCCGCCCCcacccccttttttttcttttcccgaAAAAGCATTTTTGTCATCAAAACAcgtcattcatttatttatagcATATAACATGTGTTGGATTCTGTTGTACAGCTCAGACTTGAGGAAGAGAGATGCAAGGATGCAGAGGCCAGAGTTAGAGAGCTTGAGAAACAGGTTATTGTTATATTTTCCATATTGTGTGGCAAAATCTTAGAGGGTCTTCTTATCAGTTTCTAAGATCTAGAGCATCGTCTGTTTgaagtttttttccttttctcttatTGGCATGACAGAGGCCTTTCTGTTTTGTGAGGCAAGCCCATATCTGTTTTAATTGATTGTCTGTGAGAAGCCTTCCAATAAAGTCAATgattagaagaagaaaaaaaagtgagacCTACACCttcttttcatcattattattgttaccaAAGGTTATATGAATCACCACTGAACAAGCTGGCAGTGTTGTTGTTAAACTCCTGTTCCAGATGTTAGAATCCTTTGGTACTTGATCAATAatctgttttcttttaaaaacctttGGCTTCTGGAAATGTCTGGGGATCAGTGAATTCAATAGACTTATACGTTTACTCCAGAGTGACATTTCTGTGGTAACAATTCTGATCTTTATTTTCCAAGTGTCAGATTCATCCACCAAATGTTAGAACCATTTTTACATAGCAACTAATTTTCCATCTTAATTCAGAACGGCTACTTGGGTACAACTGGTCTTTTAGTGGTTGATTTGAGCAAATTGATAATTCCTCTCCACTACTCAATTACTTGATATCAGTGATTTTTGGTGGgataaaattttggttaaaagTCAAAGAAGATCTGTTGGATTTTTGCTTGTTTTGAGGAAATAAATTGAAGATAGTTGCTGGTTATCTCCTTCCAGAAAGAGTATATTACAGCTACCAAGCTATctatgaagggaaaaaaaattgatatgatGATTAGCTAGATATTCGAGTGTGTCTTCAgattatttttatgaagttcagtagcttttgagttttttttttaacttcatttcCCCTCTGTATGAAACTGTGCTTGGGCAAATGCAACATATAAACCTTGCTACTGATTGAGTCTTCAGGTTGCTGCTCTTGGAGAGGGTGTATCTCTGGAAGCTAAATTGCTGAGCAGGTATATTGTTCGAAAACACCTTCATGGTTGcctcattttcttattttgtttttatttttttatcattatcttTTGAATAAAGAATTGATATTATGTTTCAATCATGACATCTTTTGTTACTCATGTGCAGAAAAGAAGCTGCATTGCGTCAAAGAGAGGTAACTAGGGCAATCCGAGTTATACTTGTACTTTATTTGGATTATATTAGTGACTAATGCTAAGGTCAAGTATTCtaattcatcatttttcttctatctttatttgagTTGGACAGATTTACGCATATGCATATGAGTGGAGCATCCcatttttaatgttaatttcaaatttgtacTATGTGAACAGAGTGGGCCATTCCATCTTAAAGGACATGTTATTccccttttctcttttcaaaatGTTAACAAGAACATATTCTTTATCACAGGCTGCACTTAAAGATGCAAAACAGAGTAGGGATGGGGAAGATGAAGAAATTGCATCCCTTCGGTCTGAACTTGAGGTGAAGTATTCTAATGTGTAGTCCATATTTGTAACCTACCTTATATTCCCATAACATGTGGAAATTTCTGAATAGTTTATTCTGCTGCTGCAGCTAAATATTGTTTTCATACCTTAATTTCTTTCTGAATCAGAATGCAAAGGATAGGGCTGGAGCTGTTTTGGACCAGCTTCATGGAGCCAAATCTGAAGTAAAAGCTCTTCGCTCAATGACTCAAAGGATGGTTTTGACTCAGAAAGAGATGGTTTGTATTTGCATACTTCCAAGAACTTTATCAGTAATCATTTGGAGGTTAATTGTATTACCATATCCACATTTCAGGAGGAAGTTGTTCTTAAGAGGTGTTGGCTTGCTCGCTATTGGGGTTTAGCTGCAAGGCATGGTAATCATGTTACCATTGTTTCCACACACCCCTTTTAACTTAGTTTTTAGAAAGAAATAATAGGCCGTGTATGATTTAACCAGCTTACCATTTACCTTTTTGATGTATTTAAAACATGGAAGAAAAAACTCTAGAACACTTCGGTTTGTTTATTGGAAGTTATTCCCCTTTTGTTTGGATCTATTGCATACTATGGCAACCATCAGTCTATAGTATTTGGAATTCCAAATTGTATACTGCTCCATGAAAGTGTTTGTCATTTTGGTGTAGTTCTGAATCAATTTGTGGTTGTTTGAAATATTGACGATGTCTGTATTTGCGGATTGATGttctatatatttgttttctcttgAATAGGGGGTCCATTACAGTTCATCCATCACTTATGTTTTGTTCATACAATTCCTTTTCTGTTGCATAGGTATCTGTGCAGATATTGCAGTGTCAAAGCATGAGCACTGGTCATCTTTAGCTCCTCTTCCTTTTGAAGTTGTTATTTCTGCTGGACAAAAAGCTAAAGAGGAGTGGAGACGAGGCTAGTAATCCCTTTTTGATCTTTGCTCTTAATGACTTTCTCCTTTTTTACTGTGGCAAAAACTGGAGTAATTGGTTCTTGCACTTTCATTGAGAGTCGCAATACTCTTTCATAATTGTATCATCTCCTACTTGATCAACTTGTCAAACCTTTCCACTTAAAACATTGAGCAGGTGAGGATGATCCTGAGACAAGGAGCAAACTGGTTCAGGACTTGAATGATCTAACTGGAGATGGAAACATTGAGAGTATGCTTTCAGTTGAAATGGGTTTGAAGGAGCTTGCTTCCTTGAAGgtttccttttttaattctaaCATCAAATTTTGTTTCATCTACATCTAATCATCTAGTTTTATTATGATGCCATTTCCTTGTGTGTAGTTTGATTTTTGAACTCAGGCACCTTGTGGAAAACATTGTTCTGTTTGTATATTTTAGTGTTCTTTTCTTGGAAAGCATTTCTATGTAAGctgatatatttatgatttttcttttaaaggttGAGGAAGCTATTGTTCTTGCTTTGGCTCAACTGCGGCGTCCTAATTCTGCTAGACTATCCAGCTCAGGTGTGCTTTATATAACATTGTTGGTGCTCAATTTGATTCTCTGATGGCTGATTTTCTTGCTCTGGTGTGTCTTTTCTCTCAAAAAGGTCATTGACTTTCTTGGCTTTTATGGAGATGGTACTATGTCCTAAAGAGGGCAATGGAAAGTTTAActtatatttgaataaattttacatGACAAGGCTCCAAGGTTGAGTGTAATGTTAGCTATTCAATGACTGCCAACTGGGATGcctcttatataaaaagaatgGAGGATGTATGAAACAGTAGCATCTTGAGATTTTAAATCTGGTTGTTGTGGTAgttcttttttatattgaactGCATACGTCCTCTCCTTATCGTATTCCACATCTATATCCTTAATGATGTTTGGTCTGCACCTGCCATTGATCTATTTCAGATCTCATGGTATCTTAAATCAAGGTTGATCTTAGAGCTATCATGTAGAGCATTCCCTTCAATTTGATTGGTACATATGTCATTTGCTTGACTCACTAGAAGCACCCCACTTCATTCAGCCTGCCACAATTTCACAGGCTA is a genomic window of Vitis riparia cultivar Riparia Gloire de Montpellier isolate 1030 chromosome 1, EGFV_Vit.rip_1.0, whole genome shotgun sequence containing:
- the LOC117919771 gene encoding coiled-coil domain-containing protein SCD2, which encodes MERTRSDSTVIGRQWSSESGATGTSSPAMSPSLYHHSRSASATGISNIKRTQNFAAKAAAQRLAQVMASQTADDDEDDEDDDLGFRYSTPLPPAFSRTVNSGKPAVPASRVTRSPSPGLGRNFVEETPSVRSTSAGRPSMSLNAIPLVSPSRAPLRTPVPIPPIEPPNRQKEKRFSSNVGHFNPKDTGDQREASALRDEVDMLQEENENILDKLRLEEERCKDAEARVRELEKQVAALGEGVSLEAKLLSRKEAALRQREAALKDAKQSRDGEDEEIASLRSELENAKDRAGAVLDQLHGAKSEVKALRSMTQRMVLTQKEMEEVVLKRCWLARYWGLAARHGICADIAVSKHEHWSSLAPLPFEVVISAGQKAKEEWRRGEDDPETRSKLVQDLNDLTGDGNIESMLSVEMGLKELASLKVEEAIVLALAQLRRPNSARLSSSDLKSPGDPKYMEAFELSTEESEDVLFKEAWLTYFWRRAKAHGIEEDIAKERLQFWISRSGHAPTSHDAVDVEQGLMELRKLGIEHWLWEASRKEIDEDSSASIARKSAIQ